One Brachybacterium aquaticum genomic region harbors:
- the rpsM gene encoding 30S ribosomal protein S13, whose translation MARLVGVDLPREKRLEVALTYIFGVGRTRALETLAATGVSGDKRVREVTDEELVQLRDHIEANYMVEGDLRREVAADIRRKVEIGSYQGLRHRRGLPVRGQRTKTNARTRKGPKRTVAGKKKAR comes from the coding sequence ATGGCACGTCTGGTGGGAGTCGACCTTCCGCGCGAGAAGCGCCTCGAGGTCGCCCTGACGTACATCTTCGGCGTGGGCCGCACCCGCGCCCTGGAGACCCTGGCCGCTACCGGCGTCTCCGGTGACAAGCGCGTGCGCGAGGTGACCGACGAGGAGCTCGTCCAGCTTCGCGATCACATCGAGGCGAACTACATGGTCGAGGGTGACCTTCGCCGTGAGGTGGCCGCCGACATCCGCCGCAAGGTCGAGATCGGCAGCTACCAGGGCCTGCGCCACCGTCGCGGCCTCCCCGTGCGCGGTCAGCGCACCAAGACCAACGCGCGTACCCGCAAGGGCCCCAAGCGCACGGTCGCCGGCAAGAAGAAGGCTCGCTGA
- a CDS encoding acyl-CoA dehydrogenase family protein, with the protein MTTENITAPVDAVLPASATPTGPIPVLPDGAPRLDVEMVSEALLGRWADARRASRERAARPEMHRPIDASVAEHRERVFGQLQTLADEQVSLPMLPEHLGGPNDNGANVAAFEELVVADPSLQIKAGVQWGLYTSAIVQLGNEEQQKRWVPAAMSLETPGAFAMTEIGHGSDVQSLATTATFDPDGGEDGEWVIHTPFRAAWKDYLGNAAVHAKAATVFARLITNGVDHGVHCFYVPVRDAEGNLLPGVSSEDDGEKGGLNGIDNGRLAFDHVRVPRTNLLNRYGDVAADGTYTSPIDSPGRRFFTMIGTLVQGRVSLDGSAIRASELALHIAITYATQRRQFTAADPTKETVLMDYQAHLHRLLPKLAATYAGAFAHEQLLQAFDDVFSGREDTPESREDLETLAATLKPTSTRLALDTIQECREACGGSGFMAENQLVGLHQDLDVYATFEGDNTILLQLVAKRLLADYTSELRSVDRAGIGRFIAQRAEVLSKRHTPWARLVQDVSDRGNRRRSSDSMRQADFQESMLADRARVKVEEVALALRGTARMSPADAAAEVNKHQVEMLDAARAHADLVRWRAFTAGIEKLEDEATRAVLTDVRDLFGLTAINDDLAWYLLSGMISQQRGRLIASDLKRLLWRLRPHVLDLVAAFDIRPGHVRAPIALGGEQQRQDEAAAYFRAQRASHDAPVSEKALRDAEKKRRRAESKRSGRR; encoded by the coding sequence ATGACCACCGAGAACATCACCGCCCCCGTCGACGCCGTCCTGCCTGCATCGGCTACCCCCACCGGCCCGATCCCCGTCCTGCCCGACGGCGCCCCGCGCCTGGATGTCGAGATGGTCTCCGAGGCCCTGCTGGGCCGCTGGGCCGACGCCCGCCGCGCCTCGCGCGAGCGCGCCGCCCGCCCCGAGATGCACCGCCCGATCGACGCGAGCGTCGCCGAGCACCGCGAGCGCGTGTTCGGCCAGCTGCAGACCCTCGCCGACGAGCAGGTGTCCCTGCCGATGCTCCCCGAGCACCTCGGCGGCCCCAACGACAACGGCGCCAACGTCGCCGCGTTCGAGGAGCTCGTCGTCGCCGACCCGTCCCTGCAGATCAAGGCCGGCGTGCAGTGGGGGCTCTACACCTCCGCAATCGTGCAGCTGGGCAACGAGGAGCAGCAGAAGCGGTGGGTGCCCGCGGCGATGAGCCTGGAGACCCCCGGCGCGTTCGCGATGACCGAGATCGGCCACGGCTCGGACGTGCAGTCCCTCGCCACCACCGCCACCTTCGACCCCGACGGCGGGGAGGACGGCGAGTGGGTGATCCACACCCCCTTCCGCGCCGCGTGGAAGGACTACCTGGGCAACGCGGCGGTCCACGCGAAGGCCGCGACCGTGTTCGCGCGCCTGATCACCAACGGCGTCGACCACGGCGTGCACTGCTTCTACGTGCCGGTGCGCGATGCGGAGGGGAACCTCCTGCCGGGCGTGTCCAGCGAGGACGACGGCGAGAAGGGCGGCCTGAACGGCATCGACAACGGCCGCCTCGCCTTCGACCACGTGCGCGTGCCGCGCACGAACCTGCTGAACCGCTACGGGGACGTCGCGGCCGACGGCACTTACACCTCCCCCATCGACTCCCCCGGACGCCGCTTCTTCACGATGATCGGCACGCTCGTGCAGGGCCGCGTGTCCCTGGACGGCTCCGCGATCCGCGCCTCCGAGCTCGCGCTGCACATCGCGATCACCTATGCCACCCAGCGCCGTCAGTTCACCGCCGCCGATCCCACGAAGGAGACGGTGCTGATGGACTACCAGGCCCATCTGCACCGCCTGCTGCCCAAGCTCGCCGCCACCTACGCGGGCGCCTTCGCGCACGAGCAGCTGCTCCAGGCCTTCGACGACGTGTTCTCGGGCCGCGAGGACACTCCCGAGTCCCGCGAGGACCTCGAGACCCTCGCCGCGACCCTGAAGCCCACCTCGACCCGGCTCGCCCTGGACACCATCCAGGAGTGCCGCGAGGCGTGCGGCGGCTCCGGCTTCATGGCCGAGAACCAGCTGGTGGGCCTGCACCAGGACCTCGACGTGTACGCCACCTTCGAGGGCGACAACACGATCCTGCTGCAGCTGGTCGCCAAGCGCCTGCTGGCCGACTACACCTCGGAGCTGCGCAGCGTGGACCGTGCCGGGATCGGCCGCTTCATCGCCCAGCGCGCCGAGGTGCTCTCCAAGCGCCACACCCCCTGGGCCCGTCTGGTCCAGGACGTCTCCGACCGCGGCAACCGCCGCCGCTCCTCGGACTCGATGCGTCAGGCCGACTTCCAGGAGTCGATGCTCGCCGACCGCGCCCGGGTCAAGGTCGAGGAGGTCGCACTCGCCCTGCGCGGCACGGCGCGGATGAGCCCGGCCGACGCCGCCGCCGAGGTCAACAAGCACCAGGTGGAGATGCTGGACGCCGCCCGCGCCCATGCGGACCTGGTGCGCTGGCGCGCCTTCACCGCCGGCATCGAGAAGCTGGAGGACGAGGCGACCCGCGCGGTGCTCACCGACGTGCGCGACCTGTTCGGTCTCACCGCCATCAACGACGACCTCGCCTGGTACCTGCTCAGCGGCATGATCTCCCAGCAGCGCGGCCGCCTGATCGCCTCGGACCTCAAGCGCCTGCTGTGGCGCCTGCGCCCGCACGTGCTCGACCTCGTCGCCGCGTTCGACATCCGTCCCGGCCACGTCCGCGCTCCCATCGCGCTCGGCGGGGAGCAGCAGCGGCAGGACGAGGCCGCCGCCTACTTCCGCGCCCAGCGCGCCAGCCATGACGCGCCGGTGAGCGAGAAGGCGCTGCGCGATGCGGAGAAGAAGCGCCGGCGCGCCGAGTCGAAGCGCTCCGGCCGCCGCTGA
- a CDS encoding acetyl-CoA C-acetyltransferase, protein MNDFPREALILGGNRIPFARSGGPYAGISNQDLLTAALEGLVARYSLQGEKLGEIAGGAVLKLAGDLNLTRESALGTPLDPRTPAVDMSKACATSLETVLHVSNRIRLGQIDSGIACGVDSASDAPIEVTPRLRRILHRAFAAKTAMQRVKALSAIRPADLSPVPPRNGEPRTGLSMGEHQALTTAEWGITREAQDELALASHKNLAAAYDAGFFDDLVTGYRGLARDQNLRPDSTLEKLGSLKPVFGVKSPQVAEPTMTAGNSTPLSDGASSVLLGSAEWAAERGLKPLARVVDARSAAVDFVHGDEGLLMAPAYAVPELLDANGLALQDLDLYEIHEAFASTVLTTLKAWESDEFCRTRLGRGGALGAIDRSRLNVAGSSLAAGHPFAATGGRLVATLAKLLHERAVETGRVQRGLISVCAAAGQGTVMLLESVTD, encoded by the coding sequence GTGAATGACTTCCCCCGCGAGGCCCTGATCCTGGGCGGCAACCGCATCCCGTTCGCCCGCTCCGGCGGCCCCTACGCCGGCATCTCCAACCAGGACCTGCTCACCGCCGCGCTCGAGGGCCTCGTGGCCCGCTACTCCCTGCAGGGCGAGAAGCTCGGCGAGATCGCCGGCGGCGCCGTGCTCAAGCTCGCCGGCGACCTGAACCTCACCCGCGAGAGCGCGCTGGGCACGCCGCTGGACCCCCGCACCCCGGCCGTGGACATGTCCAAAGCCTGCGCCACCAGCCTCGAGACCGTCCTGCACGTCTCCAACCGCATCCGCCTCGGCCAGATCGACTCGGGCATCGCCTGCGGCGTCGACTCCGCGTCCGACGCCCCCATCGAGGTCACCCCGCGCCTGCGCCGCATCCTGCACCGCGCCTTCGCCGCGAAGACCGCGATGCAGCGCGTCAAGGCGCTCTCCGCGATCCGCCCCGCGGATCTCTCCCCGGTCCCGCCCCGCAACGGCGAGCCCCGCACGGGCCTGTCCATGGGCGAGCACCAGGCGCTGACCACTGCCGAGTGGGGCATCACCCGCGAGGCCCAGGACGAGCTGGCGCTCGCCTCCCACAAGAACCTCGCCGCCGCCTACGACGCCGGGTTCTTCGACGACCTCGTCACCGGCTACCGCGGCCTCGCCCGCGACCAGAACCTCCGCCCCGACTCCACCCTCGAGAAGCTCGGCTCCCTCAAGCCCGTGTTCGGTGTGAAGTCCCCGCAGGTCGCCGAGCCCACGATGACCGCCGGCAACTCCACGCCGCTGTCCGACGGCGCCTCCTCCGTGCTGCTGGGCAGCGCGGAGTGGGCCGCCGAGCGGGGGCTGAAGCCGCTGGCCCGCGTGGTGGATGCGCGCAGCGCCGCGGTCGACTTCGTCCACGGCGACGAGGGCCTGCTGATGGCCCCCGCCTACGCCGTGCCCGAGCTGCTGGACGCCAACGGCCTGGCCCTCCAGGACCTCGATCTCTACGAGATCCACGAGGCCTTCGCCTCGACCGTGCTGACCACCCTGAAGGCCTGGGAGTCCGACGAGTTCTGCCGCACGCGCCTGGGCCGCGGCGGGGCGCTCGGCGCGATCGACCGCAGCAGGCTGAACGTCGCGGGCTCCTCGCTCGCCGCCGGTCACCCCTTCGCCGCCACCGGCGGTCGCCTGGTCGCCACCCTCGCCAAGCTCCTGCACGAGCGCGCGGTGGAGACCGGCCGCGTCCAGCGCGGACTGATCTCCGTGTGCGCCGCCGCCGGTCAGGGCACCGTCATGCTGCTCGAGTCCGTCACCGACTGA
- the infA gene encoding translation initiation factor IF-1, whose protein sequence is MAKKDGVIEVEGTVTEALANARFRVELDNGHMVLAHISGKMRQHYIRILPEDRVVVELSPYDLDRGRIVYRYK, encoded by the coding sequence ATGGCGAAGAAGGACGGAGTGATCGAGGTCGAGGGCACGGTCACGGAGGCGCTCGCGAACGCGCGCTTCCGCGTCGAGCTCGACAACGGGCACATGGTGCTCGCGCACATCTCCGGAAAGATGCGCCAGCACTACATCCGCATCCTTCCCGAGGACCGTGTGGTCGTCGAGCTGAGCCCCTATGACCTCGACCGGGGCCGCATCGTCTACCGCTACAAGTGA
- a CDS encoding TetR/AcrR family transcriptional regulator, with translation MNATTQAPVDGRSARWAGHREQRRSELLDVARHLIHEQGPDVTMEDIAAASGTSKSIVYRYFEDKAHLQRDLGRAILTAMHAKLVEEMRTLEKRMRREPEPDERIQAMIRAYVETAQRSPGVYRFITRPSDGLSHFLNAVTRLVATFLPADTPAPQVWAHGAVGFVERAVDTWMTQVESAQLAPDDRTTADDLTTDRTPADITPAARTAAAGSAPMTSDQLVAHLVTWLMKGLHA, from the coding sequence GTGAATGCGACGACGCAAGCCCCGGTGGACGGACGCTCCGCCCGCTGGGCCGGGCACCGCGAGCAGCGGCGCAGCGAACTGCTGGACGTGGCCCGCCACCTGATCCACGAGCAGGGACCCGACGTGACGATGGAGGACATCGCCGCCGCCTCGGGCACCTCCAAGTCCATCGTGTACCGCTACTTCGAGGACAAGGCCCATCTCCAGCGCGACCTGGGCCGCGCCATCCTCACGGCGATGCACGCCAAGCTCGTCGAGGAGATGCGCACCCTCGAGAAGCGGATGCGGCGCGAGCCCGAGCCGGACGAGCGCATCCAGGCCATGATCCGCGCCTACGTCGAGACGGCTCAGCGCTCCCCCGGCGTGTACCGCTTCATCACCCGCCCGAGCGACGGGCTGAGCCACTTCCTGAACGCCGTCACCCGCCTGGTCGCGACGTTCCTGCCGGCCGACACCCCCGCACCCCAGGTCTGGGCGCACGGGGCGGTCGGCTTCGTGGAGCGGGCGGTGGACACCTGGATGACCCAGGTCGAGTCCGCGCAGCTCGCCCCCGACGACCGCACCACCGCCGACGACCTCACCACCGATCGCACCCCCGCTGACATCACCCCCGCCGCCCGCACCGCCGCGGCCGGCTCCGCCCCGATGACCTCCGACCAGCTCGTGGCCCATCTGGTCACGTGGCTCATGAAGGGACTGCACGCATGA
- the rplQ gene encoding 50S ribosomal protein L17, protein MPAPTKGARLGGSPAHERMIIAGLATELFRHGRITTTETKAKRLRPYAERLVTQAKKGDLASRRRVMQTIRDKGVVYQLFEEIAPTFSERPGGYTRITKVGPRKGDNAPMAVIELVTEEYSAKQAVVKEAEGTAKNASKADETPVVEETTTEAPAEDTAAAETPAEESPAEESKEA, encoded by the coding sequence ATGCCTGCACCCACCAAGGGCGCGCGCCTCGGCGGATCCCCCGCGCACGAGCGGATGATCATCGCCGGCCTCGCCACCGAGCTGTTCCGCCACGGCCGGATCACCACCACCGAGACCAAGGCCAAGCGCCTGCGCCCCTACGCGGAGCGTCTCGTCACCCAGGCGAAGAAGGGCGATCTCGCCTCCCGTCGCCGGGTCATGCAGACCATCCGTGACAAGGGCGTCGTCTACCAGCTCTTCGAGGAGATCGCCCCGACCTTCTCGGAGCGTCCCGGCGGCTACACCCGCATCACCAAGGTCGGCCCCCGCAAGGGCGACAACGCCCCGATGGCCGTCATCGAGCTGGTCACCGAGGAGTACTCGGCCAAGCAGGCCGTGGTGAAGGAGGCCGAGGGCACCGCCAAGAACGCCTCCAAGGCCGACGAGACCCCGGTCGTCGAGGAGACCACCACCGAGGCCCCCGCCGAGGACACCGCCGCTGCGGAGACCCCGGCCGAGGAGTCCCCGGCTGAGGAGTCCAAGGAGGCCTGA
- the rpmJ gene encoding 50S ribosomal protein L36 produces the protein MKVKPSVKPICDNCKVIRRHSRVMVICSNPRHKQRQG, from the coding sequence ATGAAGGTCAAGCCGAGCGTCAAGCCGATCTGTGACAACTGCAAGGTGATCCGTCGCCACTCGCGCGTCATGGTCATCTGCTCGAACCCCCGTCACAAGCAGCGCCAGGGCTGA
- the purL gene encoding phosphoribosylformylglycinamidine synthase subunit PurL produces the protein MTADDARPDTTPAAPADVDTVEHAASTPDQVQPYAELGLKDDEYASIREILGRRPTNAELAMYSVMWSEHCSYKSSKKHLRTFGARTTEAMKEKLLVGMGENAGVVDIGDGWAVTFKVESHNHPSYVEPYQGAATGVGGIVRDIISMGARPVAVMDQLRFGAIDHPDTARVVHGVVSGVGGYGNSLGLPNIGGETVFDAAYQTNPLVNALCLGVLRHEDIHLASATGPGNKVVLFGARTGGDGIGGASILASETFDEGGPVKRPSVQVGDPFMEKVLIECCLELFAAGTVEGIQDLGAAGISCATSELAANGGSGMHVDLENVLLRDPTLTAGEILMSESQERMMAVVRPEKLEEFQAIAAKWDVEAAVIGEVTGDGRLTIDHDGHRIVDVDPSTVAVDGPVYDRPYARPDWQDGLQADTAEALPRPESAEELAAQIRALLASPNLASKGWVTDQYDRYVGGNTALAMPDDAGVVRVDETTGRGVAIATDANGRYTKLDPRTGAQLALAEAYRNVATSGASPLAVTDCLNFGSPEDPGPMWQLVEAIEGLAEACETLAVPVTGGNVSLYNSTGEPGRIDSAIHPTPVVGVLGVLEDVARRVPSGWQEEGLRVLLLGTTREELSGSAWAQVAHDHLGGLPPQVDLEAERALAKVLIASADEGLGAAAHDLSEGGLVQALVESSVRFGTGVRADLGELLSRDGVDLATALFSESQARALVAVPAAQEERLRALAAEHGVPVLALGATGGDALEIEGAGSFTVGELRDLREGTLPRHFG, from the coding sequence ATGACCGCCGACGACGCTCGCCCCGACACCACCCCCGCCGCGCCCGCGGACGTCGACACGGTCGAGCACGCCGCCTCGACCCCCGACCAGGTCCAGCCCTACGCGGAGCTGGGGCTGAAGGACGACGAGTACGCGAGCATCCGGGAGATCCTCGGCCGCCGCCCCACCAACGCGGAGCTGGCCATGTACTCGGTGATGTGGTCCGAGCACTGCTCCTACAAGTCCTCCAAGAAGCACCTGCGCACCTTCGGCGCCCGCACCACCGAGGCGATGAAGGAGAAGCTGCTGGTGGGAATGGGCGAGAACGCGGGCGTCGTGGACATCGGCGACGGCTGGGCGGTGACCTTCAAGGTCGAGTCCCACAACCACCCCTCCTACGTCGAGCCGTACCAGGGCGCGGCGACCGGCGTGGGCGGCATCGTGCGCGACATCATCTCCATGGGCGCCCGTCCCGTCGCGGTGATGGACCAGCTGCGCTTCGGCGCGATCGACCACCCCGACACCGCCCGCGTGGTCCACGGCGTGGTCTCCGGCGTGGGCGGCTACGGCAACTCCCTCGGCCTGCCCAACATCGGCGGCGAGACCGTGTTCGACGCCGCATACCAGACCAACCCGCTGGTGAACGCGCTGTGCCTCGGCGTGCTGCGCCACGAGGACATCCACCTCGCCTCCGCCACCGGCCCCGGCAACAAGGTGGTCCTGTTCGGCGCCCGCACCGGCGGCGACGGCATCGGCGGCGCCTCGATCCTCGCCTCGGAGACCTTCGACGAGGGCGGCCCCGTCAAGCGCCCCAGCGTCCAGGTGGGCGACCCCTTCATGGAGAAGGTCCTCATCGAGTGCTGCCTCGAGCTGTTCGCGGCCGGCACCGTCGAGGGCATCCAGGACCTCGGCGCGGCCGGGATCTCCTGCGCCACCAGCGAGCTCGCCGCCAACGGCGGCTCCGGCATGCACGTGGACCTCGAGAACGTGCTGCTGCGCGACCCCACCCTCACCGCCGGCGAGATCCTCATGAGCGAGTCGCAGGAGCGGATGATGGCCGTGGTCCGCCCCGAGAAGCTCGAGGAGTTCCAGGCGATCGCCGCGAAGTGGGACGTGGAGGCCGCGGTCATCGGCGAGGTCACCGGTGACGGCCGCCTCACCATCGACCACGACGGCCACCGCATCGTGGACGTCGACCCCTCCACCGTCGCGGTCGACGGGCCGGTCTACGACCGCCCCTACGCCCGCCCCGACTGGCAGGACGGCCTCCAGGCCGACACCGCCGAGGCCCTCCCCCGCCCCGAGAGCGCCGAGGAGCTCGCCGCGCAGATCCGTGCGCTGCTGGCCTCCCCGAACCTCGCCTCCAAGGGCTGGGTCACCGACCAGTACGACCGCTACGTGGGGGGCAACACGGCGCTCGCCATGCCGGACGACGCGGGCGTGGTCCGCGTGGACGAGACGACCGGGCGCGGCGTCGCGATCGCCACCGACGCGAACGGCCGCTACACCAAGCTCGACCCCCGCACCGGCGCGCAGCTCGCCCTCGCGGAGGCCTACCGCAACGTCGCCACCTCCGGGGCGTCGCCGCTCGCGGTCACGGACTGCCTGAACTTCGGCTCCCCCGAGGACCCGGGCCCCATGTGGCAGCTGGTCGAGGCGATCGAGGGCCTCGCCGAGGCGTGCGAGACCCTCGCCGTCCCGGTCACCGGCGGCAACGTGTCGCTGTACAACTCCACCGGCGAGCCCGGCCGCATCGACTCCGCCATCCACCCCACCCCCGTGGTGGGCGTGCTCGGCGTGCTCGAGGACGTGGCGCGCCGTGTGCCCTCGGGCTGGCAGGAGGAGGGCCTGCGGGTGCTGCTGCTGGGCACCACCCGCGAGGAGCTCTCCGGCTCGGCCTGGGCGCAGGTCGCCCACGACCACCTCGGCGGCCTTCCCCCGCAGGTGGACCTCGAGGCCGAGCGGGCGCTCGCGAAGGTCCTCATCGCCTCTGCCGACGAGGGTCTCGGCGCGGCCGCGCACGACCTCTCCGAGGGCGGTCTCGTGCAGGCGCTCGTGGAGTCCTCGGTGCGCTTCGGCACCGGCGTGCGCGCGGACCTCGGCGAGCTCCTCTCCCGCGACGGCGTGGACCTCGCCACCGCCCTGTTCTCCGAGTCCCAGGCCCGTGCCCTGGTCGCGGTCCCGGCCGCGCAGGAGGAGCGCCTGCGCGCCCTCGCCGCCGAGCACGGCGTGCCGGTCCTGGCCCTCGGCGCCACCGGCGGGGACGCGCTCGAGATCGAGGGTGCAGGCTCCTTCACCGTCGGCGAGCTTCGCGACCTGCGCGAGGGGACGCTGCCGCGCCACTTCGGGTGA
- a CDS encoding 3-oxoacyl-ACP reductase, translating to MTDTYTRLVRSAPGGMLAKQLGLPRPSKLLRRGDRPEPVLGPVVVLGASAAADALARRLLDEGADVRRRFEDLRSVGTVVIVADELTAPGDLGPLVLPLAGAMRSLLPGARVVTISRPATGEEPARDAARGGVEGFVRSLAHEMRGGATANGILVADGVGPDAPGVVGALRFLLSARSAFITGQFLTVTSDAGSATADLAQPLAGRTALVTGAARGIGAAIARTLSADGARLVVLDVPGAGTELSRLANELRAVPIQLDVTSEGAGERLVSFLREHGLLLDIVVLNAGITRDKLFANMTPDRWDPVLGVNITSQITLSEALLEAGDALGAHPRFVSLASTSGIAGNRGQTNYAASKAGVMAFVDALAGRLEASGGTANAVAPGFIETEMTAKMPALTREVARRVNSLAQGGRPVDVAEAIAFLASDEAGGVQGQTLRVCGQNMVGK from the coding sequence ATGACCGACACCTACACCCGTCTCGTCCGCTCCGCGCCCGGCGGCATGCTCGCCAAGCAGCTGGGCCTGCCCCGCCCCTCGAAGCTGCTGCGCCGCGGTGACCGTCCCGAGCCCGTGCTCGGCCCCGTGGTCGTGCTCGGCGCCTCCGCCGCGGCCGACGCGCTCGCCCGCCGCCTCCTCGACGAGGGTGCCGACGTGCGCCGCCGCTTCGAGGACCTGCGCAGCGTCGGCACCGTCGTGATCGTCGCCGACGAGCTGACCGCTCCCGGCGATCTCGGCCCGCTCGTGCTGCCGCTCGCCGGGGCGATGCGCTCCCTGCTGCCCGGTGCGCGCGTGGTCACCATCTCCCGCCCCGCCACCGGTGAGGAGCCCGCCCGCGACGCAGCCCGCGGCGGCGTCGAGGGCTTCGTCCGCTCCCTCGCCCACGAGATGCGCGGCGGCGCGACCGCCAACGGCATCCTCGTGGCCGACGGGGTGGGGCCGGACGCGCCCGGCGTCGTCGGCGCCCTGCGCTTCCTGCTCTCCGCCCGCAGCGCCTTCATCACCGGCCAGTTCCTCACCGTCACGTCCGACGCGGGCTCGGCCACCGCCGACCTCGCGCAGCCGCTCGCGGGCCGCACGGCGCTCGTGACCGGCGCGGCGCGCGGGATCGGCGCGGCCATCGCCCGCACCCTCTCGGCCGACGGGGCGAGGCTCGTGGTCCTGGACGTGCCCGGCGCCGGCACCGAGCTGTCGCGCCTGGCCAACGAGCTGCGCGCGGTCCCGATCCAGCTCGACGTCACCTCCGAGGGGGCGGGGGAGCGGCTCGTCTCCTTCCTCCGCGAGCACGGGCTGCTGCTGGACATCGTGGTGCTGAACGCCGGCATCACCCGCGACAAGCTCTTCGCCAACATGACCCCGGACCGCTGGGACCCGGTGCTCGGCGTGAACATCACCAGCCAGATCACCCTGTCCGAGGCGCTGCTCGAGGCCGGTGACGCGCTCGGCGCGCATCCGCGGTTCGTGTCCCTCGCCTCCACGAGCGGCATCGCTGGCAACCGCGGCCAGACCAACTACGCCGCCTCCAAGGCCGGGGTGATGGCGTTCGTGGACGCGCTCGCCGGCCGGCTCGAGGCCTCCGGCGGCACCGCCAACGCGGTCGCGCCCGGCTTCATCGAGACCGAGATGACCGCGAAGATGCCGGCGCTCACCCGGGAGGTGGCGCGGCGCGTGAACTCGCTGGCCCAGGGCGGTCGGCCGGTCGACGTCGCCGAGGCGATCGCGTTCCTGGCGAGTGACGAGGCGGGCGGCGTGCAGGGCCAGACCCTGCGCGTGTGCGGCCAGAACATGGTGGGCAAGTGA
- a CDS encoding DNA-directed RNA polymerase subunit alpha has product MLIAQRPTLTEEVVSDNRSRFVIEPLEPGFGYTLGNSLRRTLLSSIPGAAVTSIRIDGVLHEFSTVPGVKEDITEVILNIKNLVVSSENDEPVVMYLRREEAGRVTAADITPPAGVEIHNPDLHIATLNEKGRLEIELIVERGRGYVSAAQNKGVDGEIGRVPVDSIYSPVLKVTYKVEATRVEQRTDFDKLIVDVETKPAISPRDAVASAGKTLVELFGLAHELNQEAEGIEIGPSPTDQALAADLALPINDLNLTVRSYNCLMREGVHTVGELTARSEADLLDIRNFGQKSIDEVKAKLAELGLSLKDSPAGFDPAALDSYSDDFGDQY; this is encoded by the coding sequence GTGCTCATTGCACAGCGCCCCACGCTGACCGAAGAGGTCGTGTCGGACAACCGCTCCCGGTTCGTCATCGAGCCGCTCGAGCCGGGCTTCGGCTACACCCTCGGCAACTCCCTGCGCCGCACCCTGCTGTCCTCCATCCCCGGCGCCGCGGTCACCTCGATCCGCATCGACGGCGTGCTGCACGAGTTCAGCACCGTCCCCGGCGTCAAGGAGGACATCACCGAGGTCATCCTCAACATCAAGAACCTCGTCGTCTCCTCGGAGAACGACGAGCCCGTCGTGATGTACCTGCGCCGCGAGGAGGCCGGCCGCGTCACCGCCGCCGACATCACCCCGCCGGCCGGCGTGGAGATCCACAACCCCGACCTGCACATCGCGACCCTCAACGAGAAGGGCCGTCTGGAGATCGAGCTGATCGTCGAGCGCGGTCGCGGCTACGTCTCCGCCGCGCAGAACAAGGGTGTGGACGGCGAGATCGGCCGCGTCCCGGTCGACTCGATCTACTCGCCCGTGCTCAAGGTGACCTACAAGGTCGAGGCGACCCGTGTCGAGCAGCGCACCGACTTCGACAAGCTGATCGTCGACGTCGAGACCAAGCCCGCCATCAGCCCCCGCGACGCGGTGGCCTCGGCCGGCAAGACCCTGGTCGAGCTGTTCGGCCTGGCCCACGAGCTGAACCAGGAGGCGGAGGGCATCGAGATCGGTCCCTCGCCCACCGATCAGGCCCTGGCCGCCGATCTGGCGCTGCCGATCAACGACCTCAACCTCACGGTGCGGTCGTACAACTGCCTGATGCGCGAGGGTGTCCACACCGTCGGCGAGCTGACCGCCCGCTCCGAGGCCGATCTGCTCGACATCCGCAACTTCGGACAGAAGTCCATCGACGAGGTCAAGGCGAAGCTCGCCGAGCTCGGGCTGTCGCTGAAGGACTCCCCGGCCGGGTTCGACCCCGCGGCCCTGGACTCCTACTCCGACGACTTCGGCGACCAGTACTGA
- the rpsK gene encoding 30S ribosomal protein S11, giving the protein MATKTRQAAARKPRRKDKKNIVNGQAHIKSTFNNTIVSITDPTGAVISWASAGQVGFKGSRKSTPYAAQMAAEAAARQAQEHGLKKVDVFVKGPGSGRETAIRSLTATGLEVGSIQDVTPQPHNGTRPAKRRRV; this is encoded by the coding sequence ATGGCAACCAAGACCCGTCAGGCCGCTGCGCGCAAGCCGCGCCGCAAGGACAAGAAGAACATCGTCAACGGCCAGGCTCACATCAAGAGCACGTTCAACAACACCATCGTGTCGATCACCGACCCGACCGGTGCCGTCATCTCCTGGGCGTCCGCCGGCCAGGTCGGCTTCAAGGGCTCGCGCAAGTCGACCCCCTACGCCGCGCAGATGGCCGCCGAGGCCGCTGCCCGCCAGGCGCAGGAGCACGGCCTGAAGAAGGTCGACGTCTTCGTGAAGGGCCCGGGCTCGGGCCGCGAGACCGCGATCCGCTCGCTCACCGCGACCGGCCTCGAGGTGGGCTCGATCCAGGACGTCACCCCGCAGCCCCACAACGGCACCCGCCCGGCCAAGCGCCGCCGCGTCTGA